DNA from Drosophila gunungcola strain Sukarami chromosome 3L unlocalized genomic scaffold, Dgunungcola_SK_2 000014F, whole genome shotgun sequence:
GGAGGACATAATGCCGCGGAATAAAAAAGGTAACTTCTCGCCAAtagtacaaaataataattaatcaaatagatttatatatgtatatgtgtgAATACATAACATGTCAGCAATGACAACAACATATTGGAGCAATGAAGAACCTGTTTCAAAGAAAGCGTATTTTGTGTGGACGCCGGATGCTACAGAATGCCTTTTGGAAATGTGGATGGAAAACCTTCCCGATTTTTATGGAAGTCGCAAAAACTCTCATATCATGAGAGAAATGGCGGCTTCCATGAAGGATGACGGAATTACTATGGTTGAGGTAAAAGCAAAAATGGACAACATGAAGAAAAGATACCGGTATGTAATAAAACATAAGTAATATCAGAACTGTAGTAtatgattttatattctttttgcCTATTGTTTTCGTACAGCAAGGAATTACAAACGCTTAGTTCATCAGATACTAAACGCTCTAAATGGGAGTATTTTTGCCAAATGCGGCATATTATGGAGTACAATGACTATGAGTTCGAAAGCGATGCAGATAGCATGCCAAAGTGGAGCTATAAAGGTAAGTTACAAGCTGTAATGATaaggtttaatttttatttgtaaatatgcTATCatttgaaaaacaacaaaaacatctctgtaaattaaatgaaaattaattaaattaatgcgaTTACTTGTTTCAGAAAGCATACCTGTTCAAAAGAAATCACCTAATGAACTACAATCCGATAATGAAGCTTCAGATTCATCCATTGAATTTGAGTTCCCTGAGCCAGAAGTTAATCGCTATAACAGCAAACGGTCGCATGCTGAGGTGAGTGATGACAGCAAAGATGAAATTCCATCAAAAAACTTGCGTTTGGGTAAGCAAAATGCACAAGTAATGACAAAGTTTCTTTAATCTGACACTTCATTCTTTATTTACATTCCTTTTAGAGAGCAATTTCTCTGAAGGTAAAGCAACTGAAAGCATCCATTCGGAAAATGAATCAGATTCGACAGTGGAATTTGTTTTACCCGAACTCAGCTCTAAGCGCTATAAGCGCAAACGGACCAAAGCTGTGGGAGAAGAAATGTTGGCCCTTCAAAGAGAAACCCTCGACGTCCTGCGAAATATTGCAAAAGACCTTTCCAGTTTTCATGAAAAGTTCTTAAATGCACTCAAA
Protein-coding regions in this window:
- the LOC128260031 gene encoding uncharacterized protein LOC128260031, coding for MPRNKKAMTTTYWSNEEPVSKKAYFVWTPDATECLLEMWMENLPDFYGSRKNSHIMREMAASMKDDGITMVEVKAKMDNMKKRYRKELQTLSSSDTKRSKWEYFCQMRHIMEYNDYEFESDADSMPKWSYKESIPVQKKSPNELQSDNEASDSSIEFEFPEPEVNRYNSKRSHAEVSDDSKDEIPSKNLRLESNFSEGKATESIHSENESDSTVEFVLPELSSKRYKRKRTKAVGEEMLALQRETLDVLRNIAKDLSSFHEKFLNALKPMHQRRSS